tcaagttttttcttgaaattatgggagttaaaattgttttttggtaaaactgatggaattaaaattgaagttcaaaaattttaatattgctctgaaaattaaccggaaaaccatttcaaaattttagaaaatcttaAAGCTCGTTGTTTCTTTTGCGCATCGCGCATAAATGCGccccctttaaagtcgtagaagtgggaaaaaatgcactgtaaatgtttttaaaaagttttaacatttttcagaaaacctaCAAAAACGAACCAGATCACCtggaaaaatggctgaaaaattggacttGGAAGCGAAAAAgatgttagtttttaaattgaaaatatatttcttatAAAATGCGCATAATTCCAGTTCCGAAGGCCCAACTCTATCCGATATGCCGATTGGAGTGATTCATGAAATTGTGGACAACTTGGAAGGAATGAAACGGTAACTTTAACTTTCTTGGTAATTTCTACCCAACATCAcacattgaatttcagattagTTCTCCGTaaagtttgccgaaaattgcgAGATTTCATGGACAACAAAGATCCGGGAATCAGAAAGATTTCTGTGGAAGTATCTGAAGAGCCCCCGCATTGCTTGGACATTGATGATTGTTGCATTTCCTATGATATCAGTGGGGATGGTTGTACTGTTCAAGCCTTTGGCGGGTCGAATAAATATATCGAGAAGGTTCCATTGATTGGGATTCTGGATGATTTGGCTGTGATTCTGAAGAATCCGAAACTTCGATTAAATCTTTTGGAAGTATCGGCATTCGAAGAGCAGAGGGCAATTTTGAAGGCTTTTGGAGAAATTTCCAGCATGCTTCATACTAAACGAATAACGCTAGAGGGTTTTGAACCGTGTGATTTCATCTCTATGCTTTCGTACTTCAAACCTGGAATTCTCGGGGAAATTAACATTGAGAACTTGTCCAATTTCACAGATACCACTCAAGTTTGCGACTTGTTTGAGCTGGAACAATGGAAGCAAGCGAAATCGATTTCAATCATTTCgaagaaacattttaattttccaattgaacACCTCTTCCATCTCTCTCGTTTTCAAGTCAACTGGATGAGATTGTCGGTTGATGATGCTATTAAGATCAGAGATGTTAGTTTAAATAATTCAAGTTTTGAcaataaatcaaataattttcaggttatCATGAAATCCTCTCATTTTGAATCTGGAATGATATTGGCAGAATATGAAATTGAGCCAGAAGTTGTGAGAGTTTTCGATCCAAACTACAATGAAGCTGGCAATTTTGATCTCGTCAAATGCgaaatcgagaaatttctAGTTAAAATCTATGGGAAAAGTTTGATAATCAAAAAGATTGATTAATGTTAAGATAGATTTTagataattggaaaataaaccGTTTTACTACAAATATATCACAAAAGAATTAGTGAACACGAAAAGTAACCAACGACAAGGTAACATCATCAAATTTCACACTCGCTTCGGTTCCATCCCATTTGTAAATTGTTCTCACCGCATTACCAGGTTGATTACTGTAGTCGAGATTCTTGAATATCTTGTGCGTCAGAAGCTTTAGAGCTGGATTTGACCCGTGAGCCCAGAGCCTGAGGAACAAATTGTAGTCTTCTGCACTGATGGGTGCCATTGATGAGACACGCTCACTACTTGTAGACAATAAGTCAGAGAATGTGTATGGCATGAACCACACTGTATCCTTCCGTGGACAGGCAATAATCCGCCGACACGCATTCCTAGTTTCCATTGGCATTGGGAGGAAGGAGACAATCAGAATTCTATCTATGGTTTTCTGAAACCAGGTGTCATCACTTGCCGATCTTAGTATTGCAGATTTACACTCCCAGCTGCTCAAGGCGGTGTGAATGGGCCGCCAGTTCTGAAGCCCTTCTGATATCATTAAAGTGCTGACAGAATGTTCGTGGAAAATGTGCATGCAGTGCTCCAACAATTGTTTTAGGTCAACTTCGTTTGGGTTCCATTCGATGAGCACTTGGCTGAGTCTGAATAGGATAAAATGCTTTTGGGCTTGAGCTTAATGAGCTAAGTGTCTCAACAGAAGAGCCTAAACTTGGCcttaaaggtggggtaccgaaatttgagactttgcatttttagacccaaaatggtccaaaactaccaaattttgtgatgagacgttctgaaaatttttcaaaaaaaagttatgtcagctcaaaattttggaaaaacggcttatttttagctaaaatctcaaattttggcaacttctcggtgtctcagcggttggaacttaatttttatttgattatcatcCTCTAATGcatgttttggcattttattacgtgttatttcgttgattgagatgATTTTTTGGCCAATGGGGACGCAAAtatgatacattttttttccaatcacTGCGACACcgataagttgccaaaatttgagattttagctgaaaatatgccgttttttccaaaactttgagcggccataacttttttttgaaaaattttcagaacgtctcattacaaaattcggtagttttgggccattttgggtctaaaagcgcaaagtctcaaatttcggtaccccacctttaagACCC
This is a stretch of genomic DNA from Caenorhabditis elegans chromosome V. It encodes these proteins:
- the fbxa-113 gene encoding F-box domain-containing protein (Confirmed by transcript evidence); amino-acid sequence: MAEKLDLEAKKISEGPTLSDMPIGVIHEIVDNLEGMKRLVLRKVCRKLRDFMDNKDPGIRKISVEVSEEPPHCLDIDDCCISYDISGDGCTVQAFGGSNKYIEKVPLIGILDDLAVILKNPKLRLNLLEVSAFEEQRAILKAFGEISSMLHTKRITLEGFEPCDFISMLSYFKPGILGEINIENLSNFTDTTQVCDLFELEQWKQAKSISIISKKHFNFPIEHLFHLSRFQVNWMRLSVDDAIKIRDVIMKSSHFESGMILAEYEIEPEVVRVFDPNYNEAGNFDLVKCEIEKFLVKIYGKSLIIKKID
- the fbxb-59 gene encoding F-box associated domain-containing protein (Confirmed by transcript evidence), with translation MPPTAFPILKLPSGSCRTALLCLDFPSLINFSLVSERSKQCAVSLNLEVKELDLKINRKVNVCVEREQLSQVLIEWNPNEVDLKQLLEHCMHIFHEHSVSTLMISEGLQNWRPIHTALSSWECKSAILRSASDDTWFQKTIDRILIVSFLPMPMETRNACRRIIACPRKDTVWFMPYTFSDLLSTSSERVSSMAPISAEDYNLFLRLWAHGSNPALKLLTHKIFKNLDYSNQPGNAVRTIYKWDGTEASVKFDDVTLSLVTFRVH